The proteins below come from a single Edaphobacter acidisoli genomic window:
- a CDS encoding quinone oxidoreductase family protein, giving the protein MNAAVVHAYDAPPRYGSFETPVAGEGETLLKVSAAGLHPIVRALANGTHYGSTGVLPFVPGVDGVGHTADGRRVFFGSARPLSGTFAELAVARSEMCAALPDGLEDAAAAALGNPGMSSWVALTARARFVAGESVLILGATGVAGQLSVQIARRLGAKRIVAAGRNPAALASLQKLGADAVISLEQERAALTAAFRDALAGGVDVVLDYLWGAPAEALLAAISQKGLQHKTARIRYIEIGESAGKTVSLAGATLRSAGLELMGSGFGSASMEQIYSALKEFFAEAAKSPFAIDVKTAPLRDVEQVWVAPERGTRVVFLP; this is encoded by the coding sequence ATGAATGCAGCGGTTGTTCATGCGTATGATGCTCCGCCACGCTACGGGAGCTTTGAGACGCCGGTAGCTGGTGAAGGCGAAACGTTGCTGAAGGTGTCTGCGGCGGGATTGCACCCGATTGTTCGAGCGCTTGCAAATGGAACGCACTATGGCAGCACAGGCGTGTTGCCTTTTGTGCCGGGCGTGGACGGTGTAGGTCACACGGCGGACGGAAGGCGCGTCTTCTTTGGCTCTGCGCGGCCTTTGTCGGGCACGTTTGCGGAGCTGGCAGTGGCTCGATCGGAGATGTGCGCGGCTTTGCCCGATGGCTTGGAGGATGCAGCAGCCGCAGCGCTGGGGAATCCGGGAATGTCTTCGTGGGTAGCGCTCACGGCGCGTGCGCGTTTTGTCGCGGGAGAGAGCGTGCTGATTCTTGGCGCGACAGGCGTTGCGGGGCAGCTCTCTGTACAGATTGCGCGACGGCTGGGCGCAAAGAGGATTGTTGCCGCGGGCCGCAATCCCGCGGCATTGGCTAGTCTTCAAAAACTTGGGGCTGATGCTGTCATCTCGCTTGAGCAGGAGCGCGCGGCTCTGACGGCAGCGTTTCGCGATGCGCTTGCAGGCGGCGTGGATGTAGTGCTCGATTATCTGTGGGGCGCGCCCGCAGAAGCCCTGCTGGCGGCCATCTCGCAAAAGGGATTGCAGCACAAGACGGCGCGCATACGGTATATCGAGATCGGCGAGAGCGCGGGCAAGACGGTCTCGCTGGCTGGAGCGACGTTGCGCAGCGCAGGACTGGAGTTGATGGGCAGCGGATTTGGCAGCGCATCGATGGAGCAGATCTACAGCGCACTGAAGGAGTTTTTTGCAGAGGCCGCGAAAAGTCCTTTTGCCATCGACGTCAAGACCGCGCCGCTACGCGATGTGGAGCAGGTATGGGTTGCACCTGAACGAGGCACACGAGTCGTGTTTCTGCCTTGA
- a CDS encoding OsmC family protein: protein MDRSASAVWKGSLKEGNGTISTQSGTLKDTQYSFKARFADGVGTNPEELIAAAHAGCFTMALSAQFTQAGFTADSIETTAVLTLDQTGTPTITKIHLTTTAKVPGIDKAKFDELAHNAEVGCPVSRVLKAATITLDATLV, encoded by the coding sequence ATGGACCGTAGCGCCAGCGCAGTTTGGAAGGGCAGCCTGAAAGAAGGCAATGGAACGATCTCAACCCAGAGCGGCACGCTGAAGGATACGCAGTACAGCTTCAAGGCGCGGTTTGCCGATGGCGTCGGCACAAACCCCGAGGAACTGATTGCCGCCGCACACGCCGGCTGCTTCACCATGGCGCTGAGCGCACAGTTCACCCAGGCAGGCTTCACAGCGGACTCCATCGAGACGACGGCTGTGCTGACGCTCGATCAGACCGGCACGCCCACCATCACGAAGATTCATCTGACCACCACGGCAAAGGTGCCAGGCATCGACAAGGCGAAGTTTGATGAGCTGGCGCACAATGCCGAAGTCGGCTGCCCGGTCTCGCGCGTGCTGAAGGCTGCCACGATCACGCTCGACGCAACACTCGTGTAA
- a CDS encoding TIGR03435 family protein: MSFPVATIKPSAPDTATLMQIRGNRFVTEGTTFLDLFQYAYNMHSDQLAGGPAWVRTRKFDVMADPETEKRPSSDQMKSMVQQLLVQRFAVRMHHEQRVLPVYVLLKADKTTKLTTTVSPAEGIPAVAYNGHGGLHVGNATMTNLATFFQRFVLDRPVVNQTNIEGRYDLVLRWTPDLPNPGAVTTADGAAPPGLFTAIQEQLGLKLKATRAAVDVVVIDQIAQPTPN, encoded by the coding sequence TTGTCCTTCCCGGTAGCAACGATCAAGCCAAGCGCGCCGGACACCGCGACCCTCATGCAAATTCGCGGCAATCGATTCGTAACCGAGGGCACTACATTTCTGGACCTCTTCCAATATGCGTACAACATGCATTCGGATCAGTTGGCAGGAGGGCCAGCGTGGGTGAGGACACGGAAGTTTGACGTGATGGCCGATCCCGAGACGGAGAAGCGTCCGAGCTCTGATCAGATGAAGTCGATGGTGCAGCAGTTGTTAGTGCAACGCTTCGCCGTAAGGATGCACCACGAGCAAAGGGTGCTCCCTGTCTACGTGCTATTGAAGGCAGACAAGACGACCAAGCTCACGACAACAGTGTCGCCAGCCGAGGGCATTCCTGCGGTCGCTTACAACGGACACGGTGGACTGCACGTCGGCAATGCCACGATGACGAATCTTGCAACGTTCTTCCAGCGGTTTGTGTTGGATCGCCCAGTCGTCAATCAGACAAACATCGAAGGGCGGTATGACCTGGTGCTGCGTTGGACACCTGATCTCCCCAACCCAGGCGCAGTCACTACAGCCGATGGCGCTGCTCCCCCGGGCCTGTTTACGGCAATTCAAGAGCAACTAGGCCTGAAGCTGAAGGCGACGAGAGCCGCAGTCGATGTTGTTGTGATCGATCAAATCGCACAGCCAACACCAAACTAG
- a CDS encoding cupin domain-containing protein, with protein sequence MKRRSFLKSAATAFPLALTPSFAFATTHLSDPVSKEAMIVPAGHDRLDETHPGFGGLEFKVLTRETNGNLFVIEHANAVHGGPPLHLHLEQEEWFYVIEGEFLFQIGDKQVKLGPGESALGPRRVPHAFAVTGRTPGRMIIAFSPAGSMEEFFRGASSPQQSAAYYRKHGMELLGPPLNGT encoded by the coding sequence ATGAAGCGTCGCAGCTTCCTCAAGTCCGCAGCCACGGCCTTTCCTCTCGCACTTACGCCATCGTTCGCATTCGCCACGACACACTTATCCGACCCTGTCTCGAAAGAAGCCATGATTGTGCCCGCCGGACACGACCGCCTCGACGAAACTCACCCAGGCTTCGGTGGCCTCGAATTCAAAGTCCTGACCCGCGAGACGAACGGCAACCTGTTCGTCATCGAACATGCCAACGCAGTGCACGGAGGACCACCATTGCATCTTCATCTCGAACAGGAGGAATGGTTCTATGTCATCGAGGGCGAATTCCTCTTTCAGATTGGCGACAAGCAAGTAAAACTCGGCCCTGGCGAGTCTGCTCTCGGGCCGCGAAGAGTTCCGCACGCCTTTGCCGTGACCGGGCGCACACCCGGCAGAATGATCATCGCCTTTTCACCCGCAGGCAGTATGGAGGAGTTCTTCCGCGGCGCATCGTCTCCACAGCAAAGCGCAGCCTACTACCGCAAGCATGGCATGGAATTACTGGGGCCACCCCTCAATGGAACATAG
- a CDS encoding DUF2251 domain-containing protein, with protein sequence MQSLSFTPGRAFLSVDSTTVPWTVVFEDEGVAGYFYACDRSQEKHDHAILDAMLIYNVGALAKSDAELKRPTSERIASVEWSRDGLKAVLYLDGTPQALYDFEARAGYCRMNFPNFLEEKGDTWRKSTHTWSEEMMQRFEAALYV encoded by the coding sequence ATGCAGTCGCTCTCCTTCACGCCAGGTCGCGCCTTTCTTTCGGTCGATTCGACCACTGTTCCGTGGACGGTCGTCTTCGAAGATGAAGGCGTCGCTGGCTACTTCTACGCCTGCGATCGTTCACAGGAAAAACACGATCACGCCATTCTGGACGCGATGCTTATCTACAACGTCGGTGCACTGGCCAAAAGCGACGCTGAACTCAAGAGGCCAACATCGGAGCGCATCGCGAGCGTTGAGTGGTCGCGCGACGGCTTGAAAGCCGTACTCTATCTCGATGGCACCCCGCAGGCCCTCTACGACTTCGAGGCCCGCGCTGGTTATTGCCGCATGAACTTCCCCAACTTCCTAGAAGAAAAAGGCGACACCTGGCGGAAATCGACTCACACATGGTCCGAGGAAATGATGCAACGCTTCGAGGCTGCGCTCTACGTCTAA
- a CDS encoding glucose 1-dehydrogenase, with the protein MSKLAGKVAVVTGASKGIGAGIAKELAAQGASVVVNYASSKQDADKVVAEISKAGGKAIAVGGSVSKAAEIDQLFSETKKAFGKVDILVNNAGVYAFAPLDQITEEEIERIFGTNVTGLLLATKAGTALFPDEGGSIINIGSVVAENTPAGSAVYTGTKGAVDAITRVLAKELGPKKIRVNAVNPGPVVTEGFKASGFEGSDFINQAVKDTPLGRIGYPDDIASVVAFLASDDARWVTGSLLQAAGGLR; encoded by the coding sequence ATGAGCAAACTCGCAGGAAAGGTCGCCGTCGTCACTGGAGCCTCCAAAGGCATCGGCGCAGGCATCGCTAAAGAGCTGGCCGCGCAAGGCGCATCGGTTGTCGTTAACTACGCCTCCAGCAAGCAAGACGCAGACAAAGTTGTCGCCGAGATCTCCAAAGCTGGCGGCAAAGCCATCGCGGTAGGCGGCAGCGTATCCAAGGCCGCCGAGATCGACCAGCTTTTCAGCGAGACGAAGAAAGCCTTCGGCAAAGTCGACATCCTCGTCAACAACGCAGGCGTCTACGCTTTCGCGCCGCTCGACCAGATCACCGAAGAAGAGATCGAACGTATCTTCGGTACGAACGTGACCGGCCTTCTGCTCGCCACCAAAGCAGGCACAGCGCTCTTCCCCGACGAAGGCGGCAGCATCATCAACATAGGCTCCGTCGTCGCGGAGAACACGCCTGCAGGTTCCGCGGTCTACACCGGCACCAAAGGCGCGGTCGACGCCATTACACGCGTGTTGGCAAAAGAGCTTGGCCCGAAAAAGATCCGCGTCAACGCCGTCAACCCTGGCCCGGTCGTCACCGAAGGCTTCAAAGCCTCAGGGTTCGAAGGTAGCGACTTCATCAATCAAGCGGTCAAGGACACGCCGCTCGGACGCATCGGGTATCCCGACGACATCGCCTCCGTCGTCGCCTTCCTTGCTTCCGACGACGCCCGCTGGGTCACCGGCTCGCTGCTGCAGGCTGCAGGCGGCCTGCGCTAA
- a CDS encoding ArsR/SmtB family transcription factor, giving the protein MKARATNKKTTLTDEQFAAISRALADPRRYAILRQIAAADSMPCYSLAEHEVISPATISHHLKELAEAGLIEVEREGRIANLHMCRPTFDAYLARLAAL; this is encoded by the coding sequence ATGAAGGCCCGGGCCACGAACAAGAAGACCACACTCACCGACGAGCAGTTCGCGGCCATCAGCCGCGCGCTCGCCGACCCGCGTCGCTACGCTATCCTCCGCCAGATCGCCGCTGCAGATAGCATGCCCTGTTACTCTCTCGCCGAACACGAAGTTATCAGCCCAGCCACTATCTCGCACCATCTCAAAGAGCTAGCCGAAGCCGGGCTGATAGAAGTAGAGCGCGAAGGCCGCATCGCCAACCTCCACATGTGCCGCCCCACCTTCGACGCTTACCTGGCCCGTCTCGCTGCTCTCTAG
- a CDS encoding NF038132 family protein, with protein MKTSLPVAIIRFTTLGLALFGLAGISLADPIPSGWTCSGSCGSLGANGVVTLSPTGNSSYEYITTNGSSSTAVVPGVTKTSETNGSTLATPVFSATSGTALNFYFNFVTSDGAGGGTTYADYGWAELFNSSNDPVALLFTGRTEPTGSIVPGSGLPTPVATLTPSSVPIIGGGPDWSPLGGYSGSCFGPGCGYTGWVLSSYTIPTAGNYYLEFGVTNWIDQLYDTGMAIDGVTVGGVPVTPPSTPEPSTLALFGTGLIAIAGAARKKFGSR; from the coding sequence GTGAAGACTTCTTTACCAGTAGCTATTATTCGCTTCACTACCCTGGGCCTGGCTCTCTTCGGTTTAGCTGGAATATCCTTGGCCGACCCAATTCCCTCCGGCTGGACTTGCAGCGGTTCCTGCGGCAGTCTCGGCGCCAATGGCGTTGTGACGCTTTCGCCCACCGGCAACAGCTCCTACGAATACATCACGACCAACGGTTCTTCCTCAACCGCTGTTGTTCCAGGCGTTACAAAGACGAGTGAGACCAACGGATCGACGCTGGCGACTCCCGTCTTCTCTGCAACCAGCGGAACAGCTCTCAACTTCTATTTCAACTTTGTCACCTCCGATGGAGCCGGCGGCGGAACGACCTACGCCGATTATGGATGGGCCGAGCTCTTTAACTCTTCAAACGACCCGGTCGCTCTTCTCTTCACAGGACGGACCGAGCCAACGGGAAGCATCGTTCCCGGCTCGGGTCTACCGACCCCAGTTGCAACCCTGACACCATCCTCCGTTCCAATCATCGGGGGCGGGCCCGACTGGTCGCCCCTCGGCGGATACTCCGGGTCATGCTTCGGCCCCGGATGCGGCTACACCGGCTGGGTTCTCTCCAGCTACACAATCCCGACGGCAGGCAACTACTACCTGGAGTTCGGCGTCACCAACTGGATCGACCAGCTCTACGACACTGGCATGGCCATCGACGGAGTCACCGTCGGCGGAGTCCCGGTCACGCCGCCATCCACTCCTGAACCATCCACGCTTGCGCTCTTCGGTACCGGCCTCATTGCAATTGCCGGAGCAGCCAGAAAGAAGTTCGGCTCTCGCTGA
- a CDS encoding MGH1-like glycoside hydrolase domain-containing protein: MHEKTFSPIKRRDFLKLATLAAGATLLPSSAEAETSAASIKTPAFPDKNPRWQRTWDAAITALAGNIRTLPFYSKPVLIEGAVYPGIWQECGPHEGLVYATLAEYIPEQPGLPTPFEAARNNHMAFFALQKPEGADSAGQLPDAVKMSSVGFSQLQMVVPIAATAWELSQLTGDDELLVTAYHACSRWDAWLRQYRDTRKTGLVEGFCTYDTGHDHSPRWAGIPNACPGGDARNCPDIPSMPRLCPDLSATVYGARVALAQMAIALGKPDESARWQQDAETIRNLIIERLYDPKDAAFYDLDAQNKFVRIRGDVITRVLGEHVLKLDNARDKSIFEAVWTRQIHNPKAFWAPYPLPSIALDDPTFVRPIPRNSWGGATQALTALRAPRWMPHYGKQEALDHMMHQWCEAISRHTEFRQQMDPLTGDFTQADPSGYSPAALVYLDYTRRLSKSSDATKPAAAADASKPTA; encoded by the coding sequence ATGCATGAAAAGACTTTCTCCCCCATAAAACGCAGAGACTTCCTCAAGCTGGCCACGCTCGCCGCCGGCGCCACTCTGCTGCCTTCTTCTGCCGAAGCCGAAACCTCTGCTGCTTCCATCAAAACGCCAGCCTTCCCCGATAAAAACCCGCGCTGGCAGCGCACATGGGACGCGGCCATCACCGCGCTGGCAGGCAATATCCGCACACTGCCCTTCTACTCGAAGCCTGTCCTCATCGAAGGCGCGGTCTACCCAGGCATCTGGCAGGAGTGCGGTCCGCACGAGGGCCTCGTTTACGCCACGCTCGCCGAGTACATCCCTGAGCAACCCGGTCTGCCCACACCGTTCGAAGCCGCACGCAACAACCACATGGCCTTTTTCGCGCTGCAAAAGCCTGAAGGGGCCGACTCCGCAGGCCAGCTCCCCGATGCGGTCAAAATGTCCAGCGTGGGCTTCAGCCAGCTCCAGATGGTTGTGCCCATCGCCGCAACTGCATGGGAGCTTTCGCAGCTTACCGGCGACGACGAGCTGCTCGTCACCGCTTACCACGCCTGCTCGCGCTGGGATGCATGGCTCCGCCAGTATCGCGACACGCGCAAGACCGGCCTGGTCGAAGGCTTCTGCACGTACGACACCGGGCACGATCACAGCCCGCGCTGGGCTGGCATTCCCAACGCGTGCCCCGGCGGCGATGCGCGCAACTGCCCCGATATTCCGTCGATGCCGCGCCTCTGCCCCGATCTCTCTGCCACTGTCTACGGCGCGCGCGTTGCGCTCGCGCAGATGGCCATCGCGCTCGGCAAGCCCGACGAATCGGCACGCTGGCAGCAAGACGCAGAGACCATCCGCAACCTCATCATCGAGCGTCTGTACGACCCCAAGGACGCGGCCTTCTACGATCTCGACGCGCAGAATAAATTTGTGCGCATCCGCGGCGACGTCATCACGCGTGTGCTCGGCGAGCACGTCCTCAAGCTCGACAACGCGCGCGACAAGTCGATCTTCGAAGCTGTCTGGACGCGGCAGATCCACAATCCGAAGGCCTTCTGGGCTCCGTACCCGCTGCCGTCGATCGCGCTCGATGATCCTACTTTTGTCCGTCCCATTCCGCGCAACAGTTGGGGCGGAGCGACGCAGGCCCTCACTGCGCTGCGTGCTCCACGGTGGATGCCGCACTACGGCAAGCAGGAAGCGCTCGACCACATGATGCATCAGTGGTGCGAAGCCATCAGCCGCCACACCGAGTTTCGCCAGCAGATGGATCCGCTCACCGGCGACTTCACCCAGGCCGACCCGAGCGGCTACTCGCCCGCCGCGCTCGTCTACCTCGACTACACGCGGCGCCTCAGCAAATCCAGCGATGCAACAAAGCCCGCAGCAGCGGCAGACGCATCGAAGCCGACAGCGTAA
- a CDS encoding A/G-specific adenine glycosylase has product MKEAKAAELSFEADSPEATLLRRRLMSWYKEHARDLPWRGVDDPYRTWVSEVMLQQTRVVAVIDHYEQFLKKFPTLVALALAPESSVLAAWSGLGYYRRARMLHKAAKFILRERGGVLPMTSAELRTLPGVGDYTSAAIASIAFGESIAVVDGNVERVLLRVTGRDEEGTAAGKTFVQMQAAALVPKKKMTETSNAAGDHNQAMMELGATLCLPRTPLCLQCPLYSLCQTRGEHITPKRKSQRSLPAAYLLSLRKRGTLTEVLLERRANDASLMPGMYELPALPQDGVEGREPMLRLRHSITNTNYYVQVFAPRGPQDQALRRAIPAAKNDLFWIRTNRLQQQPLTGLTRKVLQRLDVMEVAPLRMPEDE; this is encoded by the coding sequence TTGAAAGAAGCAAAGGCAGCGGAGCTGTCGTTTGAAGCTGACAGTCCAGAGGCGACGCTGCTGCGGCGCAGGCTGATGAGCTGGTATAAGGAGCACGCGCGCGACCTGCCGTGGCGCGGCGTCGATGATCCGTACAGGACGTGGGTCTCTGAGGTGATGCTGCAGCAGACGCGCGTCGTGGCGGTGATTGATCACTACGAGCAGTTTCTGAAAAAGTTTCCGACGCTGGTGGCGCTTGCGCTGGCCCCGGAGTCCAGCGTGCTGGCGGCGTGGTCAGGGCTGGGATACTACAGGCGCGCGCGCATGCTGCACAAAGCCGCAAAGTTCATTCTGCGCGAGCGCGGTGGCGTCCTGCCGATGACTTCAGCGGAGCTGCGAACGCTGCCGGGCGTGGGCGATTACACATCAGCGGCGATTGCGAGCATTGCGTTTGGCGAAAGCATCGCAGTGGTGGACGGCAATGTGGAGCGAGTGCTCTTGCGTGTAACCGGACGCGATGAAGAAGGCACTGCCGCGGGTAAGACGTTTGTGCAGATGCAGGCCGCCGCGCTGGTGCCGAAGAAGAAGATGACGGAGACGTCCAATGCGGCAGGCGATCACAATCAGGCGATGATGGAACTTGGCGCGACGCTGTGTCTGCCGCGCACTCCACTGTGCTTGCAGTGCCCCTTGTATTCGCTCTGCCAGACACGTGGCGAGCACATTACGCCGAAGCGAAAAAGCCAGCGCAGCCTGCCTGCGGCATACCTGTTGAGCCTGCGCAAGCGCGGCACGCTGACCGAGGTGCTACTGGAGCGGCGCGCGAACGATGCAAGTCTGATGCCGGGCATGTACGAGCTACCCGCGCTGCCGCAGGATGGAGTTGAGGGACGCGAGCCGATGCTGCGGCTGCGTCACTCCATTACCAATACGAATTACTATGTGCAGGTATTCGCCCCGCGCGGACCCCAGGACCAGGCCTTGCGACGGGCGATTCCGGCGGCGAAGAACGATCTCTTCTGGATACGCACGAATCGTCTGCAGCAGCAGCCGTTGACAGGATTGACGCGGAAGGTCCTGCAGCGGCTGGATGTGATGGAAGTGGCTCCGCTGCGGATGCCAGAGGATGAATAG
- a CDS encoding class I SAM-dependent methyltransferase produces MAVNRSDGPETPRSLQQHWEDVYAARDPGEASWYQTTPTASLSLIRASSVSPSTKIIDIGGGASTLADHLLGEGFSDITVLDISANAIAGAQQRLGPAASRVQWITADITTWQPETQYGIWHDRAVFHFLTNAGDRDAYRAALTRALLPGGSAIFSTFSLDGPERCSGLPVQRYSPESLAAELGCGLTLVESVTEDHHTPAGAIQRFVYCRFTR; encoded by the coding sequence ATGGCGGTTAACCGCTCCGACGGCCCCGAGACTCCGCGTTCACTGCAACAGCACTGGGAAGATGTTTACGCCGCGAGAGACCCTGGCGAAGCGAGTTGGTATCAGACCACGCCGACTGCGTCGCTCTCGCTGATTCGCGCTTCCTCGGTATCTCCTTCAACAAAGATCATCGACATTGGCGGAGGAGCATCCACGCTCGCCGACCATCTGCTCGGCGAAGGCTTCAGCGACATCACCGTCCTCGATATCTCGGCCAACGCCATCGCAGGTGCGCAGCAACGGCTGGGACCTGCGGCCAGTCGTGTGCAATGGATCACCGCCGACATCACCACGTGGCAACCTGAGACACAGTACGGCATCTGGCACGACCGCGCTGTCTTTCACTTTCTTACCAATGCTGGCGATCGCGACGCCTATCGTGCTGCGCTGACACGCGCGCTGCTGCCTGGAGGCTCTGCCATCTTCAGCACCTTTTCGCTCGACGGTCCGGAGCGATGCAGCGGTCTGCCTGTCCAGCGTTACAGTCCGGAATCGTTGGCGGCTGAGCTTGGTTGCGGACTCACGCTGGTTGAGAGTGTCACCGAAGACCACCACACGCCGGCGGGCGCCATCCAGCGCTTTGTGTACTGCCGATTTACGCGCTGA
- a CDS encoding L,D-transpeptidase family protein, giving the protein MKPSLCSASAVCILAALLSVVGCRNHRETQYAKNLQQLVAKKTLAPEKVNTSQVPNLRWPNFSDYAPAVQAFYENRGYAVAWTQDGVPTAAAKGFIDAFQHADAKGLISGDYDASRWVLREKQLTGKPADAISLFDVAMTVNVMRFVSDLHIGRVNPSHFSFAIPVEEKKYNLAKWVEDKAVNATDVPELIASVEPDSDEYRQTEAALVRYQALAKQQETDDAKPLPMVKAGVSKGDPYPAAKELLARLQLEGDVAADSDDQPRHFDATLSAGVKHYQERHGMVADGELGPATIRSLNVPISRRVAQLEDSLERWRWLPEPYLHPRLMVNLPEFMLRGYAADGKLDFTMRVVDGHAKTKDDDHSTPVFVRMMRYLIFRPYWNVPVDIAKKELVPHIEQNPEYLGTKDFEATNHKGVVQTAYTAKDVAQGRVYVRQRPGPKNSLGLVKFMFPNQYDVYMHSTPETYLFQRMRRDYSHGCVRVQKADDLAAWVLNGQGDWDLDKVQDAMNEGPDNHTVVLKTPLPVVIFYLTARVDESGEVDFFDDVYKYDADLEGVLAKGPPYPVKPEPIVSKTKEGDTL; this is encoded by the coding sequence ATGAAACCTTCGCTTTGTTCTGCCAGCGCTGTATGCATCCTCGCTGCTTTGTTGTCAGTTGTCGGATGCCGAAACCATCGTGAGACGCAGTACGCCAAGAACCTCCAACAATTGGTAGCGAAGAAGACACTGGCGCCGGAGAAGGTAAATACCAGCCAGGTGCCGAATCTCCGCTGGCCGAACTTCTCTGACTATGCTCCGGCGGTCCAGGCATTCTATGAGAACCGCGGCTACGCTGTGGCATGGACTCAGGATGGTGTACCAACTGCGGCAGCGAAGGGTTTTATCGACGCATTCCAACATGCCGATGCGAAGGGCCTGATTTCTGGGGACTATGATGCTTCGCGCTGGGTGTTACGTGAGAAGCAGCTTACGGGAAAGCCTGCCGATGCAATTTCGCTGTTCGATGTGGCGATGACAGTGAACGTGATGCGCTTCGTCTCGGATCTCCACATCGGCCGGGTGAATCCTTCGCACTTCAGCTTCGCTATTCCGGTCGAGGAGAAAAAATACAACCTGGCGAAGTGGGTCGAGGATAAAGCTGTGAACGCGACCGATGTGCCAGAGCTGATCGCATCGGTCGAGCCGGACTCGGACGAGTACCGCCAGACCGAGGCCGCACTGGTGCGCTACCAGGCGCTTGCAAAGCAGCAGGAGACCGATGACGCGAAGCCGCTGCCGATGGTGAAGGCCGGCGTCTCGAAAGGCGATCCGTATCCTGCGGCTAAGGAGCTGCTGGCGCGCCTGCAGCTTGAGGGTGACGTTGCTGCTGACTCGGATGATCAGCCCAGGCACTTCGACGCGACGCTCTCGGCTGGGGTGAAGCATTACCAGGAGCGGCATGGGATGGTTGCCGATGGGGAGCTTGGCCCGGCGACGATCCGGAGTCTGAATGTTCCGATATCGCGGCGAGTGGCGCAGCTTGAGGATTCGCTGGAGCGCTGGCGGTGGTTGCCGGAACCGTACCTGCATCCGCGCCTGATGGTGAACCTGCCGGAGTTCATGCTGCGCGGGTACGCGGCGGACGGGAAGCTGGACTTCACGATGCGGGTGGTTGATGGGCACGCGAAGACGAAGGACGACGATCACAGCACGCCGGTCTTCGTGCGGATGATGCGGTACCTGATCTTCCGGCCTTACTGGAATGTGCCGGTGGACATCGCCAAGAAGGAGCTGGTGCCGCACATCGAGCAGAACCCTGAGTACCTGGGGACGAAGGACTTCGAGGCGACCAACCACAAGGGGGTGGTGCAGACGGCGTACACGGCAAAGGATGTGGCGCAGGGGCGGGTGTACGTACGGCAGAGGCCGGGGCCGAAGAACTCGCTGGGGCTGGTGAAGTTCATGTTTCCGAACCAGTACGACGTGTACATGCACTCGACTCCGGAGACGTACCTGTTTCAGAGGATGAGGCGGGATTACAGCCACGGGTGCGTCCGGGTGCAGAAGGCGGATGACCTGGCGGCGTGGGTGTTGAATGGGCAGGGCGACTGGGACCTGGACAAGGTGCAGGACGCGATGAACGAGGGGCCGGACAACCACACGGTGGTGCTGAAGACTCCGCTGCCGGTGGTGATCTTCTACCTGACGGCGCGGGTGGATGAGAGTGGGGAGGTGGACTTCTTCGACGATGTCTACAAGTACGACGCGGACCTGGAGGGGGTGTTGGCGAAGGGACCGCCGTACCCGGTGAAGCCGGAGCCGATTGTTTCGAAGACCAAGGAGGGGGATACGTTGTAG
- a CDS encoding YdeI/OmpD-associated family protein, translating into MVQARLFGMSESGFDRRVDDYIKKAAPFAQPVMEHLRALVHKACPEVEETMKWSMPFFIYHGQILANVAAFKQHCSFGIWGKDIAAAMRKDGFDVKGGMGVLGKVASVKELPKDSAMLGYLRQSMMLVDGGGKTFPKRGAKKEKPEAEVPAELGAALKKNKEAAKVFREASPGFRREYAAWIDDAKREETKAKRVAQAVEWIAEGKARNWKYEKS; encoded by the coding sequence ATGGTTCAGGCTAGACTGTTTGGCATGAGTGAGAGCGGGTTTGATCGTCGGGTGGATGACTACATTAAGAAGGCGGCGCCGTTTGCGCAGCCGGTGATGGAGCATCTGCGTGCGCTGGTGCACAAGGCTTGCCCTGAGGTTGAGGAGACGATGAAGTGGAGCATGCCGTTCTTCATCTATCACGGGCAGATTCTGGCGAACGTGGCGGCGTTTAAACAGCATTGCAGCTTTGGCATCTGGGGCAAGGACATTGCTGCCGCGATGCGCAAGGATGGCTTTGATGTGAAGGGCGGGATGGGAGTGCTGGGGAAGGTGGCCAGCGTGAAGGAGCTGCCGAAGGACAGTGCGATGCTGGGGTATCTGCGGCAATCGATGATGCTGGTGGATGGCGGGGGCAAGACGTTTCCGAAGCGCGGCGCGAAGAAGGAGAAGCCCGAGGCGGAGGTTCCGGCGGAGCTGGGTGCGGCTTTGAAGAAGAACAAGGAGGCGGCGAAGGTGTTTCGCGAAGCCAGCCCGGGTTTCAGGCGGGAGTATGCTGCGTGGATTGACGATGCGAAGCGCGAGGAGACGAAGGCCAAGCGGGTGGCGCAGGCGGTGGAGTGGATTGCCGAGGGTAAGGCGCGGAACTGGAAGTATGAGAAGAGTTGA